One segment of Polyangiaceae bacterium DNA contains the following:
- a CDS encoding NAD(P)H-binding protein, with protein MASKKKAVTIVVTGATGNVGRPLVDALAERGVRVRAITRNSRAASFPSGVEVIDGDPSNPDTLAAALGGAWGLFANPMAVQGSMAPLLALARERGLSRVVALSATNVDDDPATQPSRMRGVNHQEVERVLESCSLEWVAVRTGLHASNSIPLWSAQFRVGNVIRGTYAASTATPIHERDVAEVVVQALLTDDLIGTRPEITGPETLTQEEMVRAIGRAVGRSVRYEEILPSEAKRLMLERGFPFPAELIDRLHALLAKAVVDVAAATDGVPSILGRPATSFDSWARDHIGAFQLQGGAQ; from the coding sequence ATGGCATCCAAGAAGAAAGCTGTGACGATCGTTGTGACTGGGGCGACCGGCAATGTCGGGCGACCGCTGGTCGATGCGCTTGCGGAACGGGGCGTGCGCGTGCGCGCGATAACCCGAAACTCACGAGCGGCTTCATTTCCATCAGGCGTAGAGGTCATCGACGGCGATCCTTCAAACCCCGACACACTTGCGGCGGCGCTGGGCGGTGCGTGGGGTCTCTTCGCGAACCCGATGGCCGTTCAAGGGTCGATGGCACCTCTGCTGGCGCTTGCGCGAGAGCGGGGGCTGTCACGAGTCGTCGCCCTTTCGGCGACGAACGTCGACGACGATCCGGCTACGCAGCCATCTCGAATGCGGGGAGTAAACCACCAAGAGGTCGAACGCGTGCTCGAGTCCTGTAGCCTTGAATGGGTCGCGGTGCGGACGGGCCTGCACGCCAGCAATTCGATCCCGCTCTGGTCAGCGCAGTTCCGTGTGGGCAACGTGATTCGTGGAACTTACGCAGCCTCCACCGCGACTCCGATACACGAGCGGGACGTGGCCGAGGTCGTGGTCCAAGCGCTGCTGACGGACGATCTCATCGGCACGCGACCCGAGATCACCGGTCCAGAAACGCTCACGCAGGAGGAGATGGTCAGGGCGATCGGACGCGCGGTCGGCCGCTCAGTTCGTTATGAGGAGATCCTGCCATCGGAGGCGAAGCGCTTGATGCTCGAGCGTGGCTTTCCGTTTCCCGCGGAGCTCATCGATCGGCTCCACGCGCTGTTGGCGAAAGCGGTCGTGGATGTCGCAGCCGCCACGGACGGCGTTCCGAGCATTCTCGGCCGACCGGCGACGTCTTTCGACTCCTGGGCGCGCGATCACATCGGTGCGTTTCAACTTCAGGGCGGCGCCCAATGA
- a CDS encoding dihydrofolate reductase family protein yields the protein MVPICPILLGMRDAGMLLGMKTTLWATLTANGNYQRNDPQHPPRPEALADFAAHVRANGNFIVGRTTFEGFSAQQAASGGSARPADSGGVGNATIVVVGSKGPPGVATARNPKEALALLRDRGFSTAFVAGGAKLHNAFLAEDLVDELVFNIAPGLEDEGLKLVLPKGQFRTVTLIESKSLGGGVVQLRYDVRG from the coding sequence ATGGTTCCCATTTGTCCAATCTTGTTGGGAATGCGCGATGCGGGCATGTTGCTCGGCATGAAGACCACCCTCTGGGCAACGCTCACCGCCAACGGCAACTACCAACGCAACGATCCGCAGCATCCACCACGCCCTGAGGCCCTTGCGGACTTCGCGGCCCACGTGCGAGCGAACGGCAACTTCATCGTCGGGCGCACGACCTTTGAGGGGTTCTCTGCCCAGCAAGCGGCGTCGGGCGGGTCCGCCCGCCCGGCGGACAGTGGAGGAGTCGGCAACGCGACCATCGTCGTTGTCGGCAGCAAGGGCCCTCCGGGGGTGGCCACCGCGCGAAACCCGAAGGAGGCGCTCGCCCTCCTCCGTGACCGAGGGTTCTCGACCGCGTTTGTCGCGGGGGGAGCCAAGCTCCACAACGCCTTCCTCGCGGAGGACCTCGTGGACGAGCTGGTGTTCAACATCGCGCCGGGGCTCGAGGACGAAGGGCTCAAGTTGGTCCTGCCGAAGGGCCAGTTCCGAACCGTGACGCTGATCGAGTCCAAGTCGCTCGGCGGAGGCGTCGTTCAACTTCGCTACGACGTGCGAGGTTGA
- a CDS encoding LysR family transcriptional regulator: protein MLETEELRIFTSVVALSSISRAARELQVPRATVSRKLALLEERLGVRLLRRTTRSMQLTDAGRAFHASAEAALDAVRLAEASVLPRGATPTGDVFVSIPPMVGGSLPEVLSDFARQHPSIRLHVDVSNRTVDLARERFDVAIRATGRLDTGLTSRTLARVSLIGVAAQTYIGRHGTPSTVTELRDHRCLVGLDAEGRPQSHWTIGKKRRAVAGVAYSNDPHLVLRWALRGLGIALLPSTLVANHLTRGELVAILPGVLSTEGTVSLVMLERKLLPPAVRAFVDFVAKRGPAALQSPSAARDAG, encoded by the coding sequence ATGTTGGAGACCGAGGAGCTGAGGATCTTCACAAGCGTCGTGGCGCTGAGCTCCATCTCGCGCGCCGCGAGAGAACTTCAGGTCCCGCGCGCTACCGTGAGCCGCAAGCTCGCGCTGCTCGAGGAACGTCTCGGCGTGCGGTTGCTGCGGCGGACGACACGGAGCATGCAGCTCACCGACGCGGGTCGCGCATTCCACGCAAGCGCCGAGGCGGCGCTTGATGCCGTCCGTCTCGCCGAGGCGAGCGTCTTGCCACGGGGCGCGACGCCTACAGGCGATGTCTTTGTGTCCATCCCGCCAATGGTTGGCGGAAGCTTGCCGGAAGTGCTCTCGGACTTCGCGCGCCAGCACCCTTCGATTCGGCTCCACGTCGACGTCTCGAACCGCACTGTAGACCTGGCGAGGGAGCGGTTCGATGTTGCCATCCGAGCGACGGGGCGCCTCGACACAGGGCTGACCTCCCGAACGCTGGCGCGTGTCAGTCTGATAGGCGTTGCGGCCCAGACGTACATCGGGCGCCACGGCACTCCGTCCACAGTGACCGAACTGCGCGACCATCGGTGCCTCGTCGGCCTCGATGCCGAGGGGCGACCTCAGTCGCATTGGACGATCGGGAAGAAGCGCCGCGCGGTGGCCGGAGTCGCCTACTCGAACGATCCACACCTGGTACTCCGCTGGGCGCTGCGAGGGCTCGGAATCGCGCTCCTCCCCTCAACGCTAGTTGCGAATCACCTCACGCGCGGCGAGCTAGTCGCGATTCTCCCCGGCGTCCTTTCCACCGAGGGGACGGTCTCGCTCGTGATGCTTGAGCGCAAGCTGCTCCCCCCTGCCGTGCGGGCCTTCGTCGATTTCGTGGCCAAGCGCGGGCCTGCGGCGCTGCAGAGCCCCAGCGCAGCCCGAGATGCCGGCTGA
- the arr gene encoding NAD(+)--rifampin ADP-ribosyltransferase, which translates to MVGADDVEAGPFYHGTKADLKPGDLVSPGHRSNYGHAQRTSRWVYMTATFSPLGAELARGDGPGRLYVVEPTGPFVDDPDLTDKKFPGNPTKSYRSRYPLRVVSEVTDWEPTAPEKIQAMLDRQAHLYALQAERIARIPSALDFERLQIQADELAREWTASPEFSGCILRMRIRETEVELCAAAAYRSAALGETKLIELPSPIEAWRGELQPNMPLSGWITDVGAWREAWVAVIESCVTEIGLSVETRIRISVHANQGELRFRVDADGPERSWQRNFALVHGVLSDTEHGEIWDFEANR; encoded by the coding sequence TTGGTGGGTGCTGACGACGTAGAGGCTGGGCCGTTTTACCACGGCACGAAGGCTGACCTGAAGCCGGGGGATCTCGTCAGTCCCGGGCATCGCTCCAACTATGGGCACGCGCAACGCACGAGTCGCTGGGTCTACATGACCGCAACCTTCTCGCCTCTGGGGGCCGAGCTTGCACGCGGCGATGGCCCCGGCAGGCTCTACGTCGTCGAGCCCACGGGACCCTTCGTCGACGACCCAGACCTCACCGACAAGAAGTTCCCGGGCAACCCGACCAAGTCATACCGTTCTCGATACCCACTGCGCGTCGTCAGCGAAGTCACAGACTGGGAGCCGACCGCTCCGGAGAAGATCCAGGCGATGTTGGACAGGCAGGCTCACCTGTACGCGCTGCAAGCTGAGCGGATCGCTCGCATTCCCAGCGCCTTGGACTTCGAACGGCTGCAGATACAGGCGGACGAGCTTGCCAGGGAGTGGACGGCGTCGCCTGAGTTCTCGGGCTGCATACTTCGGATGCGCATCCGAGAGACGGAGGTCGAGCTATGCGCGGCAGCGGCGTATCGCTCCGCAGCGCTGGGCGAAACCAAGCTCATCGAGCTTCCGAGCCCGATCGAGGCGTGGCGGGGTGAGCTGCAACCGAACATGCCGCTATCCGGTTGGATCACTGATGTCGGCGCATGGCGCGAAGCTTGGGTCGCAGTGATCGAGTCGTGCGTGACCGAGATCGGGTTGAGCGTGGAGACACGAATCCGGATCTCGGTCCACGCGAACCAAGGCGAGCTGCGGTTCCGCGTCGATGCCGACGGACCGGAACGGTCGTGGCAGCGAAACTTCGCGCTCGTCCATGGCGTGCTCAGCGATACGGAGCATGGCGAGATTTGGGACTTCGAAGCGAACCGGTGA
- a CDS encoding SgcJ/EcaC family oxidoreductase, producing MAHEEQTIRQLHSIWIDAVNAGELDRLLALTTDDVVFLSPGQAPADRAGFASNFSIGHEQARIRCSSELEEVVVAGDVAYARSRDALTVTPRTGGRETRLEGHRITVYRKQADGRWLLARDAHTLSPVVGV from the coding sequence ATGGCGCACGAAGAACAAACAATCCGCCAGCTGCATTCGATCTGGATCGATGCCGTCAACGCGGGGGAACTGGATCGCTTGCTCGCGTTGACGACGGACGACGTCGTGTTCCTCAGTCCCGGCCAAGCGCCAGCCGATCGGGCGGGGTTCGCGTCCAACTTCTCGATCGGCCACGAGCAGGCGCGGATCCGCTGCAGCAGCGAGTTGGAGGAAGTCGTGGTCGCCGGCGACGTTGCGTATGCGCGAAGCCGGGACGCGCTAACGGTCACGCCGCGCACAGGTGGACGCGAGACCCGTCTCGAAGGCCATCGAATCACCGTGTACCGCAAACAGGCTGACGGGCGCTGGCTCCTGGCGCGCGACGCGCACACGCTGTCGCCGGTCGTCGGGGTGTGA
- a CDS encoding isoprenylcysteine carboxylmethyltransferase family protein, producing the protein MSEHKWVGLRTVVAIFILIVAMPVSPLLITRRWSWWQAWAFAALTVFGFFISRLLASRKHPDLLDERAKFTDHDDTEPFDKILSPIVGFAPALVPVCAGLEVQFIGGLTKPLAVDVIALLAFVAGYAFGTWAMLENRFFATTVRIQTERGHVVVTTGPYRIVRHPGYSGALLVFAATPVLFGTPWTALLTAALCIALILRTSLEDRTLRRKLPGYQDYPTRTRFRLFPGLW; encoded by the coding sequence GTGTCGGAGCACAAGTGGGTCGGTCTGCGAACGGTCGTCGCGATCTTCATCCTGATCGTGGCGATGCCGGTTTCGCCCTTGCTGATCACGCGGCGATGGAGCTGGTGGCAAGCCTGGGCCTTCGCCGCCCTCACGGTCTTTGGCTTCTTCATCAGTCGGCTGTTGGCGAGTCGAAAACACCCCGACTTGCTCGACGAACGCGCGAAGTTCACCGACCACGACGACACGGAGCCCTTCGACAAGATCCTGTCGCCCATCGTCGGCTTCGCGCCCGCCCTCGTGCCCGTCTGCGCGGGGCTCGAGGTCCAGTTCATCGGTGGGCTCACGAAGCCCCTCGCCGTAGATGTGATCGCGTTGCTGGCCTTCGTCGCCGGGTACGCCTTCGGCACCTGGGCGATGCTCGAGAATCGCTTCTTCGCAACGACGGTGCGGATCCAGACCGAACGAGGCCATGTCGTCGTCACCACTGGGCCCTATCGCATCGTGCGACACCCTGGTTACTCCGGGGCGCTCCTCGTATTCGCCGCGACTCCGGTGCTGTTCGGAACGCCGTGGACCGCGCTGCTCACGGCCGCCCTCTGCATCGCCTTGATCCTCCGCACGTCCCTCGAAGACCGAACACTCCGCCGGAAGTTGCCCGGCTACCAGGACTACCCCACCCGCACCCGCTTCCGCTTGTTCCCAGGCCTCTGGTGA
- a CDS encoding addiction module protein: protein MARPALDISQLTPDERLDLIGELWNSLDPADVPLSDEQRAALNRRLDRLEIEGSRGSPWSDVVARIRTPR from the coding sequence GTGGCACGCCCGGCCCTCGACATCTCGCAGCTGACCCCGGACGAGCGCCTCGATCTGATCGGAGAACTCTGGAACAGCCTCGACCCTGCGGACGTTCCACTCTCGGATGAGCAGCGCGCAGCGCTGAATCGCCGACTCGATCGCCTGGAGATTGAAGGCTCGCGCGGCAGCCCATGGTCTGACGTTGTCGCTCGAATTCGCACTCCTCGCTGA
- a CDS encoding DUF2239 family protein — protein sequence MKELGTFVAFEGHKCVAYGELQEVVARVREYIDESGTSPEASRVLFFEDRTGRQVDFDLSGSPRQVVERLAKHPLVTAARGGEKQQGPGRPKLGVVSREVSLLPRHWEWLGEQRGGMSVAIRELVENAMKRGKHAHLARKAREAAAKFMWTVAGDLPGFEEASRSLYAKDIHALGKNMKGWPKDVRAHVERLVAEATKLDALATLEST from the coding sequence ATGAAAGAGCTAGGAACGTTCGTCGCGTTTGAAGGGCACAAGTGCGTTGCGTACGGAGAGTTGCAAGAAGTCGTGGCTCGGGTGCGGGAGTACATCGACGAAAGCGGTACCTCGCCCGAGGCGTCGCGCGTGCTCTTCTTCGAAGACCGCACCGGTCGGCAAGTCGACTTCGACCTGAGCGGATCTCCGCGACAAGTCGTCGAGCGACTCGCCAAGCATCCACTCGTCACGGCAGCCCGTGGCGGCGAGAAGCAGCAGGGCCCGGGTCGACCCAAGCTAGGCGTCGTGTCGCGCGAAGTCTCGCTGCTGCCACGACATTGGGAGTGGCTCGGTGAGCAGCGCGGCGGCATGTCCGTGGCGATCCGTGAGCTCGTGGAGAACGCGATGAAGCGTGGCAAACACGCTCACCTTGCGCGCAAGGCGCGCGAGGCCGCCGCCAAGTTCATGTGGACCGTTGCGGGTGATCTCCCTGGATTCGAAGAAGCTTCGCGCTCCCTCTATGCGAAGGACATCCACGCGCTGGGAAAGAACATGAAGGGCTGGCCGAAAGACGTGCGTGCTCACGTCGAACGCCTCGTAGCCGAGGCAACCAAGCTCGACGCGCTCGCGACCCTCGAGAGCACGTGA
- a CDS encoding DDE-type integrase/transposase/recombinase — MGAITGRARRELVKAVGERYRTGTYTEKRRILDEFVAVTGWHRKHAIRVLNEESCQRERARKARPRVYDEAVRQALLVLWEASDRLCAKRLRPLLPTLVVALEKHGHLQLAEDVRARVLAVSAATIDRLLAEPRATARGRRKQKRATPAVRTGIPIRTRADWTDPKPGCMEADLVAHCGGSVEGSFVNTLVLTDVASTWTECVPIVVRESALIIEALERLRETMPFALLALDTDNGSEFINEALLAFCRKYNIELTRSRPYRKNDQAWVEQKNGSIVRRLVGYGRLEGLVAARTLGRLYAASRLFVNLFQPSFKLAEKSRVGARIIKRYHPPATPGARLVASEWIDGATKERVKAAQAALDPLRLLDEIRAAQHELAALAEGTRIHVAPTSNAELEGFLCGLGTAWRAGEVRPTHAKKKRPPRHWRTRTDPFEHVWPMIQTWLEADPERTAKELLRRLQSEKPGEFPEGLLRTLQRRTHEWRVSAARTLVFGPNGGQTRAAGQQVDAIAAGLAAAIEMRHAGSKLC, encoded by the coding sequence ATGGGAGCGATTACTGGCAGGGCGCGACGTGAGCTCGTCAAGGCCGTCGGCGAGAGGTACCGCACCGGCACCTACACGGAGAAGCGCCGCATCTTGGACGAGTTTGTCGCGGTCACGGGGTGGCATCGCAAGCACGCGATCCGCGTGCTCAACGAAGAGAGTTGTCAGCGGGAGCGTGCTCGGAAAGCCCGGCCCCGAGTGTACGACGAGGCGGTGCGCCAGGCTCTGCTGGTGCTGTGGGAGGCTTCGGATCGCCTGTGTGCCAAGCGGCTGCGCCCACTGTTGCCCACGCTAGTGGTCGCTCTCGAGAAGCACGGTCACCTGCAACTCGCGGAGGACGTTCGCGCTCGCGTTCTTGCCGTCAGCGCCGCCACCATCGACCGGCTCCTCGCTGAGCCAAGGGCCACAGCGCGGGGTAGACGCAAGCAAAAGCGAGCAACACCAGCAGTGCGAACTGGGATCCCGATTCGCACGCGCGCAGACTGGACGGATCCGAAGCCAGGGTGCATGGAGGCTGACCTCGTTGCCCATTGCGGAGGCAGCGTCGAAGGTAGCTTCGTAAACACGTTGGTCCTGACCGACGTAGCAAGCACTTGGACCGAGTGCGTGCCGATCGTCGTCCGGGAGAGCGCGTTGATCATCGAGGCACTTGAACGTCTGAGAGAGACGATGCCGTTTGCGTTGCTCGCGCTCGACACCGACAACGGAAGCGAATTCATCAACGAGGCGCTGCTCGCCTTCTGCAGAAAGTACAACATCGAGCTTACGCGCTCTCGACCCTACCGAAAGAACGACCAGGCATGGGTGGAGCAAAAGAACGGATCCATCGTCCGCCGCTTGGTTGGCTACGGTCGCCTTGAAGGACTGGTCGCCGCGCGGACCCTGGGGCGTCTTTATGCAGCGTCGAGGCTCTTCGTGAACCTCTTCCAGCCGTCGTTCAAGCTCGCGGAGAAGTCTCGAGTCGGCGCGCGCATTATCAAGAGGTATCACCCGCCTGCAACACCCGGTGCCCGCCTGGTTGCATCGGAATGGATTGACGGGGCGACGAAGGAACGTGTGAAGGCTGCCCAGGCCGCGTTGGATCCTCTACGCCTGCTCGACGAGATCCGCGCTGCCCAGCATGAGCTCGCTGCGCTAGCCGAGGGCACGCGGATCCACGTTGCGCCCACGAGCAACGCTGAGCTTGAGGGCTTTCTCTGCGGCCTTGGAACCGCGTGGCGCGCTGGTGAAGTCCGACCAACGCACGCGAAGAAGAAGCGTCCGCCGCGGCACTGGCGCACGCGTACTGATCCGTTCGAACATGTCTGGCCCATGATCCAAACATGGCTCGAAGCTGACCCCGAACGCACTGCCAAAGAGCTGCTTCGGCGCTTGCAGTCGGAGAAGCCAGGGGAGTTCCCCGAGGGCCTCTTGCGAACGCTACAGCGGCGTACTCACGAGTGGCGAGTCAGCGCCGCACGAACCCTGGTATTCGGCCCAAACGGCGGCCAAACGCGGGCAGCCGGCCAACAAGTCGACGCGATTGCAGCAGGGCTGGCGGCTGCAATTGAGATGCGGCACGCTGGTAGCAAGCTTTGCTGA
- a CDS encoding ADP-ribosylglycohydrolase family protein: MRDRVLGCIVGGAIGDAWGGPYEGRTGPLEFSVSETSRISDDTQLTLATCEAYVADRRFSPENVAARLLDWYAAGRVSGLGSSTLKALRDLSAGAHWALSGSRGEYAAGNGVAMRVAPLAFVLDPGHPSDRTTIRDIARITHHSDEAYVGGLLVVGAIRSALAGSCSLETFHSVVNDLPEYSHVRERCEMLLERALPPSEMAAEFGVSGWVVESVPFAVYAACRFSEEPLEHVLKAVISAGGDTDTTAAIAGQIVGACIGRARIPDSLLAGIADIETVLAMADRFADAVEAV, from the coding sequence ATGCGTGACCGTGTCCTTGGATGCATTGTTGGCGGCGCAATTGGCGACGCTTGGGGTGGACCCTACGAGGGTCGGACGGGGCCGCTGGAGTTCAGCGTTTCTGAGACATCACGGATCTCGGATGACACTCAACTCACGCTCGCCACCTGCGAGGCGTACGTTGCTGATCGTCGCTTTTCACCGGAGAACGTCGCCGCCCGCCTACTCGATTGGTATGCGGCAGGTCGGGTGAGCGGGCTCGGCTCCAGCACCCTCAAAGCGCTGCGTGACCTTTCCGCTGGCGCTCACTGGGCGCTGTCGGGTTCACGTGGTGAGTACGCGGCGGGCAACGGAGTCGCGATGCGGGTCGCGCCCCTCGCGTTCGTCCTCGACCCTGGTCATCCGAGTGATCGGACGACGATTCGTGACATCGCTCGGATCACGCATCACAGCGATGAGGCGTACGTTGGTGGCTTGCTTGTCGTGGGCGCTATTCGGAGCGCGCTAGCCGGCAGCTGTTCTCTCGAAACGTTCCACTCCGTGGTGAACGACCTGCCCGAGTACTCTCACGTTCGTGAGCGCTGCGAGATGCTGCTCGAACGCGCTCTTCCTCCCTCGGAAATGGCGGCCGAGTTTGGCGTGTCTGGATGGGTAGTGGAGTCCGTGCCCTTCGCGGTCTACGCCGCGTGTCGCTTTTCCGAGGAACCGCTCGAACACGTTCTGAAGGCGGTGATCTCTGCGGGTGGTGACACGGACACGACGGCTGCAATCGCCGGGCAGATCGTCGGAGCATGCATCGGTCGTGCGAGAATTCCGGACTCGCTGCTCGCCGGCATCGCCGACATCGAAACCGTCCTGGCCATGGCAGACAGATTCGCCGACGCGGTGGAGGCCGTCTGA
- a CDS encoding DUF1444 family protein: MTTEAFCRRALAYLKPSLSAEEAPAALNLDEDDMPVLKDLHNGLLVSYVVDEGDSFTYVQNHHLAEAGLTADELHTVAVRNLAAKSTGVLRAAPYDSIVAVFFDGNFEASLILLDELWDGPFAQFVGSGFVAALPARDILAFCDLDSDAGRAALRGVVDRVTPTGDHLLSERLYSRIDGAWTPLADA; encoded by the coding sequence ATGACGACGGAAGCATTCTGCCGACGTGCCCTCGCATACTTGAAGCCGAGCCTTTCCGCTGAAGAAGCTCCGGCGGCGCTCAATCTAGACGAGGACGACATGCCGGTTCTCAAGGACCTGCACAACGGCCTGCTCGTCTCCTACGTCGTCGACGAGGGCGATTCCTTCACGTACGTCCAGAACCACCACCTCGCGGAAGCCGGGCTTACGGCAGACGAACTGCACACGGTCGCCGTCCGCAATCTGGCTGCCAAGTCGACCGGGGTACTGCGTGCTGCCCCGTACGATTCGATTGTCGCGGTGTTCTTCGACGGGAACTTCGAGGCCAGCCTCATACTTCTCGACGAACTGTGGGATGGACCGTTCGCCCAGTTCGTCGGTTCAGGGTTCGTTGCGGCGCTGCCCGCGCGCGACATTCTCGCCTTCTGTGATCTGGATTCAGACGCAGGCAGAGCAGCGCTACGTGGTGTTGTCGACCGGGTGACGCCAACGGGCGACCATTTGCTCTCTGAGCGACTGTACTCGCGTATTGACGGCGCCTGGACTCCACTGGCGGATGCCTAG